A region of Nostoc sp. 'Peltigera membranacea cyanobiont' N6 DNA encodes the following proteins:
- a CDS encoding DUF6985 domain-containing protein: MMKSPRSYYDAEFGQMRLEDNYWTLAQCAVLGDRRVPICVNFEQGQIGELSSLQREAIRQALALPPDVLRITAPLVLQNYDVYRDMIGDESMPLLTNPIQVWDRVTFSYIYVEYDLDIATFKLIAECDWDPEHGLEVRFRNGVADDADQIGETGR; encoded by the coding sequence ATGATGAAATCCCCAAGAAGTTATTACGATGCTGAGTTTGGACAGATGAGATTGGAAGATAACTACTGGACTTTAGCACAATGTGCTGTTTTGGGCGATCGCCGTGTACCGATTTGTGTGAATTTTGAACAGGGGCAGATTGGGGAACTTTCATCGCTTCAGCGTGAAGCTATTCGGCAAGCTCTAGCCTTGCCACCCGATGTGTTACGCATCACTGCTCCTCTGGTGCTGCAAAATTATGATGTATATCGCGACATGATTGGAGATGAGTCAATGCCGTTGTTGACTAATCCCATTCAGGTCTGGGATCGGGTCACTTTCTCATATATCTATGTGGAGTATGACCTAGATATTGCTACCTTTAAGTTGATAGCTGAGTGTGACTGGGACCCAGAACATGGCTTAGAAGTACGATTTCGCAATGGAGTGGCAGACGATGCAGATCAGATAGGTGAAACAGGACGGTAA
- a CDS encoding DUF4419 domain-containing protein, with product MALSQGFAQHINNHAESLRSRLVDRQGKQQLIIETRQIPIFS from the coding sequence ATCGCATTATCACAAGGATTTGCTCAACATATCAACAATCATGCAGAAAGTTTGCGATCGCGCTTGGTTGATCGCCAGGGGAAACAACAACTGATAATTGAAACTCGACAAATACCCATTTTCTCATAA